A region of Streptomyces deccanensis DNA encodes the following proteins:
- a CDS encoding MBL fold metallo-hydrolase translates to MPLQKTRPGTVHRLRPDISVLADSLEVPGIGHIPVNAFVLLSAQPVVVDTGLSLPDRNFVETLASVLDPEDVRWIWLTHPDRDHTGGLFDLLAAALDARVVTTFVGAGILSCERPLPLDRCYLLNPGETMDIGDRTLTGFRPPLFDNPATVGFFDDLSGVCFSSDCFGAPLATADLAQAGDVRDVAVDDLRTAQLLWATVDSPWVRTVDMDKYLATFQPLKDRKPDLVLSTHLPPAAGITGSLLDTLTTAPDAPPFTGPDQAALERMLAEFEPKGGGHGP, encoded by the coding sequence ATGCCCCTGCAGAAGACCCGTCCGGGCACCGTCCACCGGCTGCGCCCGGACATCAGCGTTCTCGCCGACAGTCTGGAGGTGCCGGGGATCGGGCACATCCCGGTGAACGCGTTCGTCCTCCTGTCCGCCCAGCCGGTCGTGGTCGACACCGGCCTGAGCCTGCCCGACCGGAACTTCGTCGAGACGCTCGCCTCCGTGCTGGACCCGGAGGACGTGCGCTGGATCTGGCTCACCCACCCCGACCGCGACCACACCGGCGGCCTCTTCGACCTGCTCGCGGCGGCGCTCGACGCACGGGTCGTGACGACCTTCGTCGGCGCGGGGATCCTCTCCTGCGAACGCCCGCTGCCGCTCGACCGCTGCTATCTCCTGAACCCCGGCGAGACGATGGACATCGGCGACCGCACCCTCACCGGTTTCCGCCCGCCCCTGTTCGACAACCCCGCGACCGTCGGCTTCTTCGACGACCTCTCCGGAGTCTGCTTCAGCTCCGACTGCTTCGGCGCGCCGCTCGCCACCGCCGACCTCGCCCAGGCCGGCGACGTCCGGGACGTGGCCGTCGACGATCTGCGCACCGCTCAGCTGCTCTGGGCCACGGTGGACAGCCCCTGGGTCAGGACGGTCGACATGGACAAGTACCTCGCGACGTTCCAGCCGCTGAAGGACCGCAAGCCCGACCTCGTCCTCTCCACCCACCTGCCCCCGGCGGCCGGCATCACCGGCTCCCTCCTCGACACCCTCACCACGGCTCCGGACGCCCCGCCCTTCACGGGCCCGGACCAGGCGGCCCTGGAACGGATGCTGGCCGAGTTCGAACCGAAGGGCGGCGGCCACGGCCCCTGA
- the msrA gene encoding peptide-methionine (S)-S-oxide reductase MsrA: MTAQTQRAVLAGGCFWGMQDLIRRLPGVTATRVGYTGGDVPNATYRNHGTHAEAIEILFDPERTDFRALLEFFFQIHDPSTRNRQGNDIGLSYRSAIYYVDDEQKRIAEDTIADVDASGLWPGKVVTEVEPVGPFWEAEPEHQDYLERYPDGYTCHFPRPGWRLPARTEG; the protein is encoded by the coding sequence ATGACCGCGCAGACGCAGAGGGCCGTACTGGCGGGCGGATGTTTCTGGGGAATGCAGGATCTGATCCGCCGGCTCCCGGGCGTGACGGCGACCCGGGTGGGATACACCGGGGGTGACGTGCCGAACGCCACGTACCGGAACCACGGCACGCACGCGGAGGCCATCGAGATCCTCTTCGACCCCGAGAGGACCGACTTCCGCGCGCTCCTGGAGTTCTTCTTCCAGATCCACGACCCGAGCACCAGGAACCGCCAGGGCAACGACATCGGCCTCAGCTACCGCTCGGCGATCTACTACGTGGACGACGAGCAGAAGCGGATCGCCGAGGACACGATCGCGGACGTGGACGCCTCCGGCCTGTGGCCGGGCAAGGTCGTCACCGAGGTGGAGCCGGTCGGGCCCTTCTGGGAGGCCGAGCCCGAGCACCAGGACTACCTGGAGCGTTACCCCGACGGCTACACCTGCCACTTCCCGCGCCCGGGATGGCGGCTCCCGGCCCGTACGGAGGGCTGA
- a CDS encoding M48 family metalloprotease — protein sequence MGATLRALRALVLLAGFYLLGVILLAALAGADYLLYLHAPSGVAAKLYVVSVLLAIPLVRGLFMLRTPKGEELPGLPVTDADEPELWRTVRELADQVGTRAPSRIVLTADVNAAVAEDARLLGLLPGPRRLYLGVPLLQGLTEAQLRAVLAHELGHYSNSDTRLAALTVRGRAQVLRTVRHFEERADKTAGHERARQEKKNAKAAAKGKKTREIDTGHAGLTYRAMAKIYIGYAKLYMRATLAGSRRQEYAADLASVRVAGRDATASALREIPALDAAFGFYMNSYATLGAEARLMPPRGEFFGGYGRMLSARQLELVGLRTDLPTEPASPYDSHPPIADRVERIEALPADGRADEGRGTALGLLADPDRTLAALEDAVLTEDVLRFRRTGDWQELLDGSMVANFASLDTPLHRALAMYTKDHPTLAALLKVIDDGQLWQLARRLPLSDQAAEAQGRAFREFVRPALADALQGMVLAELSAHSRLSWEFSWSEPAAARLAPAPDGTETDLGAAIDAAVADHPDTRPLRTLLPTPQGPAARETDAPR from the coding sequence ATGGGCGCGACCCTGCGCGCACTGCGCGCCCTCGTGCTGCTCGCCGGCTTCTATCTGCTCGGCGTGATCCTGCTCGCGGCGCTCGCCGGCGCCGACTACCTGCTCTACCTGCACGCTCCGTCCGGCGTCGCCGCCAAGCTGTACGTGGTCTCCGTACTGCTCGCGATCCCGCTGGTCCGCGGCCTGTTCATGCTGCGGACGCCGAAGGGCGAGGAACTGCCCGGCCTGCCGGTGACGGACGCCGACGAGCCCGAACTGTGGCGCACCGTAAGGGAGTTGGCCGACCAGGTCGGCACCCGGGCGCCCTCCCGGATCGTCCTGACGGCCGACGTCAACGCCGCCGTCGCCGAGGACGCACGGCTGCTCGGCCTGCTGCCCGGCCCGCGCCGCCTCTACCTCGGCGTCCCCCTGCTCCAGGGCCTGACCGAGGCGCAACTGCGCGCGGTCCTCGCCCATGAGCTGGGCCACTACTCGAACTCCGACACCCGGCTCGCCGCCCTCACCGTGCGCGGCCGCGCCCAGGTGCTGCGCACCGTCCGGCACTTCGAGGAGCGGGCCGACAAGACCGCCGGACATGAGCGGGCCCGGCAGGAGAAGAAGAACGCCAAGGCCGCGGCCAAGGGGAAGAAGACCCGGGAGATCGACACCGGGCACGCGGGCCTCACGTACCGCGCGATGGCGAAGATCTACATCGGCTACGCCAAGCTGTACATGCGCGCCACGCTCGCCGGTTCCCGCCGCCAGGAGTACGCCGCCGACCTCGCGTCCGTCCGCGTCGCCGGCCGGGACGCCACCGCGTCGGCGCTGCGCGAAATCCCGGCCCTTGACGCGGCGTTCGGCTTCTACATGAACAGCTACGCCACGCTCGGCGCCGAGGCCCGGCTGATGCCGCCGCGCGGCGAGTTCTTCGGCGGCTACGGGCGCATGCTCTCCGCCCGCCAGCTCGAACTGGTCGGCCTGCGCACCGACCTGCCGACCGAGCCGGCCTCGCCGTACGACTCGCATCCGCCCATCGCCGATCGGGTCGAGCGGATCGAGGCGCTGCCCGCCGACGGGCGCGCGGACGAGGGCCGGGGCACGGCGCTCGGCCTGCTCGCCGACCCGGACCGGACCCTCGCGGCGCTGGAGGACGCGGTCCTCACCGAGGACGTGCTGCGGTTCCGGCGCACCGGCGACTGGCAGGAGCTGCTCGACGGTTCGATGGTCGCGAACTTCGCCTCCCTCGACACCCCGCTGCACCGGGCGCTCGCCATGTACACCAAGGATCACCCGACGCTGGCGGCGCTGCTCAAGGTGATCGACGACGGCCAGCTGTGGCAGCTGGCGCGGCGGCTGCCCCTGTCCGACCAGGCGGCCGAGGCGCAGGGCCGGGCCTTCCGTGAGTTCGTGCGGCCCGCGCTGGCCGACGCGCTGCAGGGCATGGTGCTCGCCGAGCTGAGCGCCCACTCCCGGCTGAGCTGGGAGTTCTCCTGGTCGGAACCGGCCGCGGCACGGCTGGCGCCCGCCCCGGACGGCACCGAGACCGACCTCGGCGCGGCGATCGACGCGGCCGTCGCCGACCACCCCGACACCCGCCCGCTGCGCACACTGCTGCCCACCCCCCAGGGCCCCGCCGCCCGAGAAACGGACGCACCGCGATGA
- a CDS encoding cystathionine gamma-synthase: MSDTHHSQHFETLAIHAGNTADPLTGAVVPPIYQVSTFKQDGVGGLRGGYEYSRSANPTRTALEENLAALEGGRRGLAFASGLAAEDCLLRTLLSPGDHVVIPNDAYGGTFRLFAKVVSRWGVDWSVADTSDPAAVRAAITPKTKVLWVETPSNPLLGITDIPAVAQVAREAGVKLVVDNTFATPYLQQPLALGADVVVHSLTKYMGGHSDVVGGALIVGDQELGEELAYHQNAMGAVAGPFDSWLVLRGTKTLAVRMDRHSENATKVADMLTHHPRVAGVYYPGLPEHPGHEVAAKQMKAFGGMVSFRVTGGEEAALEVCERAKVFTLGESLGGVESLIEHPGRMTHASVAGSALEVPADLVRLSVGIENVDDLLEDLQQALG; the protein is encoded by the coding sequence ATGAGCGACACCCACCACAGCCAACACTTCGAGACCCTCGCGATCCACGCCGGCAACACCGCGGATCCCCTCACCGGCGCCGTCGTCCCGCCGATCTACCAGGTCTCGACCTTCAAGCAGGACGGCGTAGGCGGCCTGCGCGGCGGCTACGAGTACAGCCGCAGCGCCAACCCCACGCGCACCGCGCTGGAGGAGAACCTCGCCGCCCTGGAGGGCGGGCGCCGCGGCCTCGCCTTCGCGTCCGGGCTGGCCGCCGAGGACTGCCTGCTGCGTACGCTGCTCAGCCCCGGCGACCACGTGGTCATCCCCAACGACGCGTACGGCGGCACGTTCCGTCTCTTCGCGAAGGTCGTCTCCCGGTGGGGCGTGGACTGGTCGGTGGCCGACACCTCCGACCCCGCGGCCGTCCGCGCCGCCATCACCCCCAAGACGAAGGTCCTCTGGGTGGAGACCCCCTCCAACCCGCTGCTCGGGATCACCGACATCCCGGCCGTCGCCCAGGTCGCCCGTGAGGCAGGCGTGAAGCTGGTCGTCGACAACACCTTCGCCACCCCCTACCTCCAGCAGCCGCTCGCCCTCGGCGCGGACGTCGTCGTGCACTCGCTCACCAAGTACATGGGCGGCCACTCCGACGTCGTCGGCGGTGCCCTGATCGTCGGCGACCAGGAGCTGGGCGAGGAACTGGCGTACCACCAGAACGCGATGGGCGCGGTCGCCGGGCCCTTCGACTCCTGGCTGGTGCTGCGCGGCACCAAGACGCTCGCCGTCCGCATGGACCGGCACAGCGAGAACGCCACCAAGGTCGCCGACATGCTGACCCACCACCCGCGCGTGGCCGGCGTCTACTACCCCGGCCTGCCCGAGCACCCCGGTCACGAGGTCGCCGCCAAGCAGATGAAGGCGTTCGGCGGCATGGTGTCGTTCCGGGTCACCGGCGGCGAGGAGGCGGCCCTGGAGGTCTGCGAGCGCGCCAAGGTGTTCACCCTCGGCGAGTCCCTCGGCGGCGTGGAGTCCCTGATCGAGCACCCGGGGCGCATGACGCACGCCTCGGTGGCCGGTTCGGCTCTGGAGGTGCCCGCCGACCTCGTCCGCCTCTCCGTGGGCATCGAGAACGTCGACGACCTCCTGGAGGACCTCCAGCAGGCCCTCGGCTAG
- a CDS encoding sigma factor-like helix-turn-helix DNA-binding protein, whose protein sequence is MRDRHGAQGARRAREFEAFVAGAAGRLLQTATLFTAEAPDDNPRARRLLTHALAHTYATWDRLRGEDPYDRTRQQLAVRFARAAWHHHTFFRHARVGALSVLSPQERLILVLRLYEGVAEEQTAALLGLPVERVRTICLRAMATVLHPPREVRAKKVVEVAPS, encoded by the coding sequence GTGCGAGATCGACATGGGGCCCAAGGCGCCCGCCGGGCCCGGGAGTTCGAGGCGTTCGTCGCGGGTGCGGCGGGGCGGCTGTTGCAGACCGCCACCCTGTTCACGGCGGAGGCGCCGGACGACAACCCGCGCGCGCGGCGGCTGCTGACGCACGCCCTCGCCCACACGTACGCCACCTGGGACCGGCTGCGCGGTGAGGACCCCTACGACCGGACCCGCCAGCAGCTGGCGGTCCGTTTCGCCCGGGCGGCCTGGCACCACCACACGTTCTTCCGCCACGCGCGCGTGGGCGCCCTGAGCGTGCTCAGCCCCCAGGAGCGGCTGATCCTCGTCCTGCGCCTCTACGAGGGCGTCGCCGAGGAACAGACGGCGGCTCTCCTCGGGCTGCCCGTCGAGCGGGTGCGGACGATCTGTCTGCGCGCGATGGCGACCGTGCTGCATCCCCCGCGCGAGGTCCGCGCCAAGAAGGTGGTGGAGGTGGCGCCGTCATGA
- a CDS encoding MarR family winged helix-turn-helix transcriptional regulator: protein MSMDMTTVGDTGLLDTLQHEVAVFARRAEQTRLGGVGQVRNSMDRAAYLLLNRLDNEGPMGVKALAASMGIDSSTVTRQVAPLVDTGLVKRTSHPEDGRAVVLQLSPRGLARLEEVRSSRRQLMAELTQDWAPEEREAFCSLLTRFNTALSTRMAAAPEAPSPS from the coding sequence ATGTCGATGGACATGACGACCGTCGGTGACACCGGTCTTCTCGACACGCTGCAGCACGAGGTCGCGGTGTTCGCACGCCGTGCCGAACAGACCCGGCTCGGCGGCGTCGGGCAGGTGCGCAACTCCATGGACCGTGCCGCGTACCTGCTGCTCAACCGCCTCGACAACGAAGGTCCGATGGGCGTCAAGGCGCTCGCGGCGAGCATGGGGATCGACTCCTCGACGGTCACCCGTCAGGTGGCGCCGCTCGTGGACACCGGACTCGTCAAGCGCACCTCGCACCCGGAGGACGGCCGGGCGGTGGTGCTCCAGCTGTCGCCCCGTGGGCTCGCCCGCCTTGAGGAGGTACGTTCCTCCAGGCGCCAGCTGATGGCCGAACTCACCCAGGACTGGGCCCCCGAGGAGCGCGAGGCGTTCTGCTCCCTCCTCACCCGTTTCAACACGGCGCTCTCCACCCGCATGGCGGCGGCGCCGGAGGCACCGTCGCCGTCTTGA
- the ilvA gene encoding threonine ammonia-lyase, which yields MSYSTADSFPVVTLDDVRGAQKMLTGVSRVTAMEGSRHLSQLVGAPVHLKCENLQRTGSFKLRGAYVRIAGLLPEERAAGVVAASAGNHAQGVALASSLLGVGSTVFMPKGAPLPKVSATEEYGAEVRLHGTVVDETLAAAQEYAAETGAVFIHPFDHPDIIAGQGTVGLEILEQCPEVRTIVVGVGGGGLAAGIAVAVKALRPDVRVIGVQAEGAAAYPVSLAAGRPVAVENPATMADGIKVGRPGDVPFGIVADLVDEVRTVSEYDLSSALLLCLERAKLVVEPAGASPVAALLRDPKAFEGPVVAVLSGGNVDPLLMQRILRHGMAAGGRYLQVRLRLTDRPGALATLLGVLSVVDANVLDVSHVRTDPRLGLTEVEVELHLETRGPKHCAEVNHALREAGYTVID from the coding sequence ATGAGCTACAGCACGGCTGACTCCTTTCCGGTGGTGACGCTCGACGACGTGCGAGGCGCCCAGAAGATGCTTACCGGTGTCTCACGTGTCACCGCGATGGAGGGCAGCAGGCATCTGTCGCAGCTCGTCGGCGCGCCGGTGCACCTCAAGTGCGAGAACCTCCAGCGGACGGGCTCGTTCAAACTGCGCGGCGCATACGTCCGGATCGCGGGGCTGCTGCCCGAGGAGCGCGCCGCCGGAGTCGTCGCCGCGAGCGCCGGCAACCACGCCCAGGGCGTCGCCCTCGCCTCCTCCCTGCTCGGGGTCGGCTCCACGGTCTTCATGCCGAAGGGCGCCCCGCTGCCGAAGGTCAGCGCGACCGAGGAGTACGGCGCCGAGGTGCGGCTGCACGGCACGGTGGTCGACGAGACGCTGGCGGCGGCCCAGGAGTACGCGGCCGAGACGGGCGCGGTGTTCATCCACCCGTTCGACCACCCCGACATCATCGCCGGTCAGGGCACGGTCGGCCTGGAGATCCTGGAGCAGTGCCCGGAGGTGCGCACGATCGTCGTCGGGGTCGGCGGCGGAGGGCTCGCGGCGGGCATCGCGGTCGCCGTGAAGGCGCTGCGGCCGGACGTGCGCGTCATCGGTGTGCAGGCGGAGGGCGCCGCCGCGTATCCGGTGTCGCTGGCCGCCGGACGGCCGGTCGCGGTCGAGAACCCGGCGACGATGGCCGACGGCATCAAGGTCGGACGGCCCGGCGACGTGCCGTTCGGGATCGTCGCCGACCTGGTGGACGAGGTCCGCACGGTCTCGGAGTACGACCTCTCCAGCGCCCTGCTGCTCTGCCTGGAGCGGGCCAAACTGGTCGTGGAACCGGCCGGCGCCAGCCCCGTCGCGGCCCTGCTGCGCGACCCGAAGGCCTTCGAGGGACCGGTCGTCGCGGTGCTCTCCGGCGGCAACGTCGACCCGCTGCTGATGCAGCGCATCCTGCGGCACGGCATGGCCGCCGGTGGCCGCTACCTGCAGGTACGCCTCCGCCTCACCGACCGCCCCGGTGCCCTCGCGACACTTCTGGGTGTGTTGTCAGTGGTCGACGCTAATGTCCTGGACGTGAGCCACGTACGGACCGACCCCCGGCTCGGGCTCACGGAGGTGGAGGTCGAACTGCACCTGGAGACGAGGGGCCCGAAGCACTGCGCCGAGGTCAACCACGCCCTGCGCGAGGCGGGTTACACCGTCATCGACTGA
- a CDS encoding ATP-binding cassette domain-containing protein codes for MPGAIHAEGLVKTFGDVRALDGVDLDVPEGTVLGLLGPNGAGKTTTVRCLTTLLRPDSGRAVVAGIDVLKDPDAVRRSVGLSGQFAAVDEYLTGRENLQMVGQLYQMRAKDAKVRAGELLEQFHLADAADRPAKTYSGGMRRRLDLAAALVVSPPVMFMDEPTTGLDPRNRQQLWDVIKQLVSGGTTLLLTTQYLEEADHLAHDIAVVDHGRVIARGTSDQLKARTGGERVEVVVHERERIPDAAEVLTGFGKGGTTVEEHTRKLTVPVTGGAKLLAEVIRELDTRGIEIDDIGLRRPTLDDVFLSLTGHLAEVKDEAETEAGAERLGEATDAKGRGRRKEGSR; via the coding sequence ATGCCAGGCGCCATCCATGCCGAAGGTCTGGTGAAGACCTTCGGTGACGTAAGAGCCCTCGACGGTGTCGATCTCGACGTCCCCGAGGGCACCGTTCTGGGTCTGCTCGGGCCGAACGGCGCGGGCAAGACGACCACCGTCCGCTGCCTCACCACCCTGCTGCGGCCCGACAGCGGCAGGGCCGTGGTCGCCGGCATCGACGTGCTGAAGGACCCCGACGCCGTACGGCGCTCGGTCGGCCTCTCCGGCCAGTTCGCCGCGGTCGACGAGTATCTGACAGGCCGTGAGAACCTGCAGATGGTCGGCCAGCTCTACCAGATGCGGGCCAAGGACGCGAAGGTCCGCGCGGGCGAACTGCTGGAGCAGTTCCACCTCGCCGACGCCGCCGACCGCCCCGCCAAGACGTACTCCGGCGGAATGCGCCGCCGACTCGACCTGGCCGCCGCGCTGGTGGTCTCGCCGCCGGTGATGTTCATGGACGAGCCGACCACCGGACTCGATCCACGTAACCGGCAGCAGCTGTGGGACGTGATCAAGCAGCTTGTCTCCGGCGGGACGACCCTGCTGCTCACCACCCAGTACCTGGAGGAGGCCGACCACCTCGCGCACGACATCGCCGTCGTCGACCACGGCCGCGTCATCGCCCGCGGCACCTCCGACCAGCTCAAGGCCCGCACCGGCGGCGAGCGCGTCGAGGTCGTCGTGCACGAGCGCGAGCGCATCCCGGACGCCGCCGAGGTGCTGACCGGCTTCGGCAAGGGCGGGACCACCGTCGAGGAGCACACGCGCAAGCTCACCGTGCCCGTCACCGGCGGCGCCAAGCTCCTCGCCGAGGTCATCCGCGAACTGGACACCAGAGGGATCGAGATCGACGACATCGGCCTGCGCCGCCCCACCCTGGACGACGTGTTCCTCTCCCTGACGGGACACCTCGCCGAGGTGAAGGACGAGGCCGAGACCGAGGCCGGGGCCGAGAGGCTCGGGGAGGCGACCGACGCGAAGGGGCGCGGCCGCAGGAAGGAGGGGTCCAGGTGA
- a CDS encoding ABC transporter permease, which yields MSAVTGTARVAPSGNPFTRSVRDSLVVAKRNLIRMSRIPEMVIFGLIQPIMFVVLFTYVFGGSMNIGGTTDPDVYTEFLMAGIFAQTVTFATAGAGAGIADDMHKGLIDRFRSLPMARGAVLTGRTLADLVQTALTLAVLAVVALLVGWRTHTNVGEVLAAFGLLLLLGYAFTWVGALIGLSVRTPEAATSGGLIWLFPVTFISNAFVDSSRMTPWLQHVADWNPFSATVQACRELFGNPGVSPSDAWPMQHPVWASLIYSVLIIVIFRTLSVRKYRSASA from the coding sequence GTGAGTGCCGTCACCGGAACCGCACGCGTCGCACCGTCCGGCAACCCGTTCACCCGGTCCGTCCGGGACTCACTGGTCGTCGCCAAGCGCAATCTGATCCGGATGTCCCGCATCCCGGAAATGGTCATCTTCGGGCTCATCCAGCCCATCATGTTCGTGGTGCTGTTCACCTATGTCTTCGGTGGCTCCATGAACATCGGCGGGACCACCGACCCCGACGTCTACACCGAGTTCCTGATGGCCGGCATCTTCGCGCAGACCGTCACCTTCGCGACCGCCGGCGCCGGAGCGGGCATCGCCGACGACATGCACAAGGGGCTCATCGACCGCTTCCGCTCGCTGCCCATGGCGCGCGGCGCCGTGCTCACCGGGCGGACCCTCGCGGACCTCGTCCAGACGGCACTCACCCTCGCCGTGCTGGCCGTGGTCGCCCTCCTCGTCGGCTGGCGCACCCACACCAACGTCGGCGAGGTGCTCGCCGCCTTCGGCCTGCTGCTCCTGCTCGGATACGCGTTCACCTGGGTCGGCGCACTGATCGGGCTCTCCGTGCGCACCCCCGAGGCGGCCACCTCCGGCGGACTGATCTGGCTCTTCCCGGTCACCTTCATCTCGAACGCGTTCGTGGACTCCAGCAGGATGACGCCCTGGCTCCAGCACGTCGCCGACTGGAATCCGTTCAGTGCCACCGTCCAGGCCTGCCGCGAGCTCTTCGGCAACCCGGGGGTGTCGCCGTCGGACGCCTGGCCCATGCAGCACCCGGTGTGGGCCTCGCTGATCTACTCGGTCCTCATCATCGTCATATTCCGCACCCTGTCGGTGCGGAAGTACCGCTCGGCGTCGGCATGA
- the greA gene encoding transcription elongation factor GreA, with the protein MTQTSENVTWLTQEAYNQLRAELEYLSGPARTEIAAKIAAAREEGDLRENGGYHAAKEEQGKQELRVRQLTQLLENAKVGEAPASADGAVAPGMVVTIAFDGDEDDTVTFLLASREYASSDIETYSPQSPLGSGVIGKKVGQDAQYELPNGKFASVKILKAVPYQS; encoded by the coding sequence GTGACCCAGACCAGCGAGAACGTCACCTGGCTGACCCAGGAGGCGTACAACCAGCTCAGGGCCGAGCTGGAGTACCTGTCTGGTCCTGCGCGCACGGAGATCGCCGCCAAGATCGCGGCCGCGCGCGAGGAGGGCGACCTGCGCGAGAACGGCGGGTACCACGCGGCCAAGGAAGAGCAGGGCAAGCAGGAGCTCCGTGTGCGCCAGCTGACCCAGCTCCTGGAGAACGCGAAGGTCGGCGAGGCGCCGGCGTCGGCGGACGGCGCGGTGGCTCCCGGCATGGTCGTGACGATCGCCTTCGACGGCGACGAGGACGACACCGTGACCTTCCTGCTCGCCTCCCGGGAGTACGCCAGCTCCGACATCGAGACCTACTCGCCGCAGTCCCCCCTCGGCTCGGGCGTGATCGGCAAGAAGGTCGGCCAGGACGCCCAGTACGAGCTGCCGAACGGCAAGTTCGCCTCGGTGAAGATCCTCAAGGCCGTGCCCTACCAGAGCTGA
- a CDS encoding DUF4307 domain-containing protein, translated as MTTASTRLPEGRYGRSPDERSDRKLKVIGSVLGAALLVLIGWFAFHYVAGNKISVEIYTFDTSANSVKVHLRGDKDAGVEAYCTVRSQSADGAEVGRADFRFDAATTDIDEVVTLKTTTRGTTAELLGCHAD; from the coding sequence ATGACGACGGCGAGCACGCGGCTTCCCGAGGGTCGCTACGGCCGCTCCCCGGACGAGCGCTCCGACCGCAAGCTCAAGGTCATCGGCAGCGTCCTCGGCGCGGCCCTCCTCGTCCTCATCGGCTGGTTCGCCTTCCACTACGTGGCCGGCAACAAGATCAGCGTCGAGATCTACACCTTCGATACCTCGGCGAACTCGGTGAAGGTGCACCTCAGGGGCGACAAGGACGCCGGCGTCGAGGCCTACTGCACGGTGCGCTCCCAGTCCGCGGACGGCGCCGAGGTGGGCCGCGCGGACTTCCGCTTCGACGCCGCCACCACCGACATCGACGAGGTCGTCACCCTGAAGACGACCACGCGCGGCACCACCGCCGAGCTGCTCGGCTGCCACGCCGACTGA
- the mca gene encoding mycothiol conjugate amidase Mca has translation MAVHAHPDDESSKGAATMAKYVSEGVDVLVVTCTGGERGSILNPKLQGDKYIEEHIHEVRKKEMDEAREILGVSQEWLGFVDSGLPEGDPLPPLPDGCFALEDVDKAAGELVRKIRAFRPQVITTYDENGGYPHPDHIMTHKISMVAFEGAADTEQYPEAEYGPAYQPQKLYYNQGFNRPRTEALHNALLERGLESPYGEWLKRWDESDHKDRTLTTHVPCAEFFEIRDKALIAHATQIDPDGGWFRVPMEIQKEVWPTEEYELAKSLVDTSLPEDDLFAGIR, from the coding sequence ATGGCCGTGCACGCGCACCCCGACGACGAGTCGAGCAAGGGTGCGGCCACCATGGCGAAGTATGTGTCCGAGGGGGTGGACGTGCTGGTCGTGACCTGCACGGGCGGTGAGCGCGGCTCCATCCTCAATCCGAAACTGCAGGGCGACAAGTACATCGAGGAGCACATTCACGAGGTGCGCAAGAAGGAGATGGACGAGGCCCGGGAGATCCTCGGCGTCAGCCAGGAGTGGCTCGGCTTCGTCGACTCCGGCCTTCCCGAGGGAGACCCGCTGCCGCCTCTCCCCGACGGCTGCTTCGCCCTGGAGGACGTCGACAAGGCGGCCGGCGAGCTGGTCCGGAAGATCCGCGCGTTCCGTCCCCAGGTGATCACCACCTACGACGAGAACGGCGGGTACCCGCACCCCGACCACATCATGACCCACAAGATCTCGATGGTGGCGTTCGAGGGCGCGGCGGACACCGAGCAGTACCCGGAGGCCGAGTACGGCCCGGCGTACCAGCCGCAGAAGCTCTACTACAACCAGGGCTTCAACCGCCCGCGCACCGAGGCGCTGCACAACGCCCTGCTGGAGCGCGGTCTGGAGTCCCCCTACGGCGAGTGGCTCAAGCGGTGGGACGAGTCCGACCACAAGGACCGCACCCTCACCACGCATGTGCCCTGCGCCGAGTTCTTCGAGATCCGTGACAAGGCTCTCATCGCCCACGCCACGCAGATCGACCCCGACGGCGGCTGGTTCCGGGTCCCGATGGAGATCCAGAAGGAGGTCTGGCCGACCGAGGAGTACGAGCTCGCGAAGTCCCTCGTGGACACCTCGCTCCCGGAGGACGACCTCTTTGCGGGCATCCGCTAG